One genomic region from Nocardia vinacea encodes:
- a CDS encoding ABC transporter permease, translating to MNLFIDAWHYFTDGANWSGPAGIQHRIAEHLWYSFLTVVASAAVALPLGLVIGHTRRGSALLVGFANAMRALPTLGLLTFLVLGLGLGLIPPLLALVTVGIPPLLAGAYAGIANVPADVVDASRAMGMTERQILFRVEVPNALPILLTGLRGATLQVIATATIAAFVNLGGLGRYIFDGIAVYRYDRVLVGALLVAVLAMVMDGLLAIAVWVSAPGTGRLRRTSQLPVTPAGILQTAD from the coding sequence ATGAACCTTTTCATCGATGCCTGGCACTACTTCACCGACGGCGCGAACTGGAGCGGCCCGGCCGGTATCCAACACCGCATCGCCGAGCACCTCTGGTACAGCTTCCTGACCGTCGTCGCCTCCGCGGCCGTCGCGCTCCCGCTCGGGCTGGTGATCGGGCACACCCGTCGCGGTTCCGCGCTGCTGGTCGGATTCGCCAATGCCATGCGCGCCCTGCCCACCCTCGGCCTGCTCACCTTCCTGGTGCTCGGCCTCGGACTCGGCCTGATTCCGCCGCTGCTCGCACTCGTCACGGTCGGCATTCCGCCGCTACTGGCCGGTGCCTACGCCGGAATCGCCAATGTTCCGGCCGATGTCGTGGACGCCTCACGCGCCATGGGCATGACCGAGCGCCAGATCCTGTTCCGCGTCGAGGTCCCCAACGCGCTGCCGATCCTGCTCACCGGACTGCGTGGGGCCACCCTGCAAGTTATCGCCACCGCCACCATCGCCGCCTTCGTCAACCTGGGCGGCCTCGGCCGCTACATCTTCGACGGCATCGCCGTCTACCGCTACGACCGGGTCCTGGTGGGAGCCCTGCTGGTCGCAGTCCTCGCCATGGTTATGGACGGCCTGCTGGCTATCGCGGTCTGGGTCAGCGCCCCCGGCACGGGCCGCCTGCGCCGCACCTCTCAGCTGCCCGTCACCCCTGCCGGAATCCTGCAGACCGCGGACTAG
- a CDS encoding MarR family winged helix-turn-helix transcriptional regulator: MADDDMNVGLLMFIAHRSMEDRIFADLAESGYDDVTVAQGRLAARIGPDGSRLTELAEQAQVTKQTAGFLVDQLERAGYVQRVPDPSDGRARLVVLSERGAKMAAYANSVADRIEAEWATHLGAQRMRQLRETLARLREITDLYA, from the coding sequence ATGGCCGACGACGATATGAATGTGGGCCTGCTGATGTTCATTGCCCACCGATCGATGGAGGACCGGATCTTCGCCGATCTCGCCGAGTCCGGATACGACGACGTCACCGTCGCCCAGGGGCGGCTCGCGGCGCGCATCGGTCCCGATGGCAGCCGCCTGACCGAATTGGCCGAGCAGGCCCAGGTCACCAAGCAGACCGCCGGATTCCTGGTCGATCAGCTCGAGCGCGCCGGCTATGTGCAGCGCGTGCCGGATCCGAGCGACGGTCGGGCGCGGTTGGTCGTGCTGTCCGAACGCGGGGCGAAGATGGCGGCGTACGCGAACTCCGTCGCCGACCGGATCGAGGCCGAGTGGGCGACGCACCTCGGTGCGCAGCGCATGCGGCAGCTGCGCGAGACGTTGGCCCGGCTGCGCGAGATCACCGATCTCTATGCCTGA
- a CDS encoding maleylpyruvate isomerase family mycothiol-dependent enzyme, which produces MDRETCWQTIEQQRRAIADLLADLSADEWETPSLCAGWRVREVAAHIALTPQPPPIGVMVGTGIRARGNYNRFIDDLTRRYAKHPAAELVSAIHANAGSRKLPKLTNYRNILFDTMVHGQDIAIPLGRTIEIEPAAAAAATAHAVTVGWPVWDNHRLDGIRLVASDVDWTHGSGPEIRGPITALLLLVTGRSAAMDLLAGDGVAAMTARLR; this is translated from the coding sequence ATGGACCGCGAAACCTGTTGGCAGACCATCGAACAGCAACGGCGCGCGATTGCCGACCTGCTGGCCGACCTTTCGGCCGACGAGTGGGAAACGCCGTCATTGTGCGCGGGCTGGCGAGTCCGGGAGGTCGCCGCGCACATCGCGCTGACACCGCAGCCGCCCCCGATCGGCGTCATGGTCGGCACCGGGATCCGCGCGCGCGGCAACTACAACCGGTTCATCGATGACCTCACCAGGCGATACGCGAAACATCCAGCCGCAGAACTTGTTTCGGCGATCCACGCCAACGCCGGTTCCCGGAAGCTGCCCAAGCTCACCAACTATCGCAATATCCTGTTCGACACGATGGTGCACGGTCAGGACATCGCGATTCCGCTCGGTCGCACGATCGAGATCGAACCAGCGGCCGCAGCCGCCGCAACCGCCCATGCGGTAACCGTCGGATGGCCGGTATGGGATAACCACCGCCTCGACGGCATCCGCTTGGTCGCATCCGACGTCGACTGGACCCACGGCAGCGGACCGGAGATCCGCGGCCCGATCACCGCACTGTTACTCCTGGTCACCGGCCGCTCAGCAGCAATGGACCTGCTGGCAGGCGACGGCGTCGCGGCGATGACCGCTCGCCTGCGCTGA
- a CDS encoding CBS domain-containing protein, producing the protein MKARDIMHENAEWIPADETLDRAAQMMRRLDIGALPIGSDDRLVGMLTDRDIVVKCIAMGHDPSKVRAGDLAEGTPRWISADADVREVLNMMEHDRIKRLPVIDDKKRLVGMICESDIAKNLSDAEIAKFVSAVFVPH; encoded by the coding sequence ATGAAGGCGCGCGACATCATGCACGAAAACGCGGAGTGGATCCCCGCCGACGAAACGCTGGATCGGGCCGCGCAGATGATGCGCAGGCTGGATATCGGCGCACTGCCGATCGGTAGCGACGACCGGCTCGTCGGCATGCTGACCGATCGCGACATCGTCGTGAAATGCATTGCGATGGGCCATGATCCGAGCAAGGTACGGGCCGGGGATCTGGCGGAGGGCACCCCTCGCTGGATATCCGCCGATGCCGATGTCCGCGAGGTGCTGAACATGATGGAGCATGATCGGATCAAAAGGCTGCCGGTGATCGACGACAAGAAGCGGCTCGTCGGCATGATCTGCGAATCCGATATCGCAAAGAACCTCAGCGACGCCGAAATCGCAAAATTCGTCTCGGCCGTCTTCGTTCCGCACTGA
- a CDS encoding NAD(P)-dependent malic enzyme gives MSSVTDAANATASLSEITQEEIFAGHLGGKLSVELTAPLDTQRDLSIAYTPGVAKVSLAIAEDEALCKRYTWTDRLVVVVSDGTAVLGLGDIGPRGSLPVMEGKAALFKKFAGLNSIPIVLDTKDVDEIVETVIRLRPSFGAVNLEDISAPRCFEIEQRLIEALDCPVMHDDQHGTAIVVLAALNGAAKVQGRAIDDMKVVVSGAGAAGVACTNILLAAGVKDVIVLDSKGIVNTERGDLNAVKAELAQRTNPRGLAGGAAEALAGADVFLGLSAGTIAEELISSMAPESIVFAMSNPNPEIHPDVAHKYAAIVATGRSDFPNQINNVLAFPGVFKGALDAGARRITEGMKIAAADAILSVVADEIAPDKIVPSPLDPRVAPAVAEAVAAAARAEGVA, from the coding sequence GTGTCATCTGTGACTGACGCAGCGAATGCCACCGCAAGCCTTTCCGAAATCACCCAAGAAGAAATTTTCGCGGGCCACCTAGGCGGCAAGCTCTCGGTCGAACTCACCGCACCGCTGGACACCCAGCGCGACCTTTCCATCGCTTACACCCCGGGTGTGGCGAAGGTCAGCCTGGCGATCGCGGAAGACGAGGCGCTGTGCAAGCGCTACACCTGGACCGACCGGCTCGTCGTGGTAGTCAGTGACGGCACCGCGGTGCTCGGTCTCGGCGACATCGGCCCGCGCGGCTCGCTGCCCGTGATGGAGGGCAAGGCGGCGCTGTTCAAGAAGTTCGCCGGACTGAACTCGATCCCGATCGTCCTGGACACCAAGGACGTCGACGAGATCGTGGAGACCGTCATCCGGCTTCGCCCGAGCTTCGGCGCGGTGAACCTGGAGGACATCTCGGCCCCGCGCTGCTTCGAGATCGAGCAGCGGCTCATCGAGGCCCTGGATTGCCCGGTCATGCACGACGACCAGCACGGCACCGCCATCGTGGTGCTCGCCGCCCTCAACGGCGCGGCCAAGGTGCAGGGTCGTGCCATCGATGACATGAAGGTCGTGGTGTCCGGCGCCGGTGCGGCCGGTGTGGCGTGCACGAATATCCTGCTCGCCGCGGGCGTCAAGGACGTGATCGTGCTCGATTCCAAGGGCATCGTCAACACCGAGCGCGGCGATCTCAACGCGGTGAAGGCCGAACTGGCGCAGCGCACCAACCCACGCGGGCTCGCCGGTGGTGCGGCCGAGGCGCTGGCCGGCGCCGATGTCTTCCTCGGACTCTCCGCGGGCACCATCGCCGAGGAATTGATCTCCTCGATGGCGCCGGAGTCGATCGTGTTCGCCATGTCGAACCCGAATCCGGAGATCCACCCCGATGTCGCGCACAAGTACGCCGCGATCGTGGCCACCGGGCGCAGCGACTTCCCGAACCAGATCAACAATGTCCTCGCGTTCCCCGGCGTCTTCAAGGGCGCGCTGGACGCGGGCGCGCGCCGCATCACCGAGGGCATGAAGATCGCCGCCGCCGATGCCATCCTCAGCGTCGTCGCCGATGAGATCGCCCCGGACAAGATCGTGCCGAGCCCGCTCGACCCGCGCGTTGCCCCGGCTGTCGCCGAGGCCGTGGCCGCCGCCGCCCGCGCGGAGGGCGTCGCGTAA
- a CDS encoding FAD-binding protein encodes MTEFETDVLVLGGGPAGTWAAISAATAGARVTLVDKSRCGASGPTAAGTTSLWNIPPGTARDEAVRRAYAHGGGLAEPEWMLRVLDETHRRIEQLVAWGYRFPGEGNGATPLRVCLDGAGYLRRMRRSLLEAGVRILDHHPALQLLVDRDGVVAGAVGVQRHNGFRIWTIRAGAVVVATGGCAFLSGGAGTDVDTGDGLLLAAEAGAQLSGMEFSSAYGLVPDVPGPRDTAFAPGLALHFATLYDESGAEITGHRSAAFTAIADGRRIYAALDDVPYPVRRWLSRQGLVDHTRRVPLRAVLEGTVRGTGGLRIGGTDCATTVAGLYGAGDVMTREPITGAVSGFGGQGGAWAIASGVWAGKGAASFARGRGVTGPVREVAGAGLNPVARIDPRAVIGLVQEHTLPLRRSYWRSAGSLRDSIGELDAMWPGADFDLGGFGVDRLRARQAAALLAVARWTKYSALARAESRGMHRRTDHPGAAADWRVRLTSGGLEAVWVRAGVADMMPGPPARPELTAADPLPL; translated from the coding sequence GTGACGGAATTCGAGACGGATGTGCTCGTCCTCGGCGGCGGCCCCGCCGGGACTTGGGCCGCCATCTCGGCCGCCACCGCGGGCGCTCGGGTGACGCTCGTCGACAAAAGCCGCTGCGGTGCCAGCGGGCCGACCGCCGCCGGGACGACCTCGCTGTGGAATATCCCGCCGGGGACCGCGCGAGATGAGGCGGTGCGGCGCGCATACGCACACGGCGGCGGGCTCGCCGAACCGGAATGGATGCTGCGCGTACTCGACGAAACGCACCGGCGGATCGAACAGCTCGTGGCGTGGGGTTATCGGTTTCCCGGTGAGGGTAACGGCGCAACACCCTTGCGCGTATGCCTCGACGGCGCAGGCTATCTGCGCCGGATGCGCCGCAGCCTGCTCGAAGCCGGAGTGCGCATTCTCGATCACCATCCCGCCCTGCAACTGCTCGTCGATCGCGACGGCGTGGTCGCCGGTGCGGTCGGTGTGCAGCGGCACAACGGCTTTCGGATCTGGACCATCCGAGCCGGGGCGGTCGTCGTCGCCACCGGCGGCTGCGCCTTCCTCTCCGGCGGCGCGGGCACCGATGTGGATACCGGCGACGGACTGCTGCTGGCCGCCGAGGCGGGCGCGCAACTGTCGGGCATGGAATTCTCCAGCGCCTACGGTCTGGTACCAGATGTGCCCGGACCCCGCGACACCGCCTTCGCCCCCGGGCTGGCACTGCATTTCGCGACGCTCTACGACGAATCCGGTGCGGAGATCACCGGTCATCGCTCGGCGGCATTCACCGCGATCGCGGATGGTCGCCGGATCTACGCGGCCCTGGATGATGTGCCCTACCCGGTCCGGCGGTGGCTCTCCAGACAGGGGCTGGTCGACCACACCCGCCGCGTACCGCTGCGCGCGGTGCTCGAGGGGACGGTCCGCGGGACCGGCGGGTTGCGCATAGGCGGGACCGACTGCGCGACCACCGTGGCCGGGCTCTACGGTGCGGGCGATGTGATGACGCGCGAGCCGATCACGGGCGCGGTCAGCGGCTTCGGCGGTCAGGGCGGAGCATGGGCCATCGCCTCGGGTGTGTGGGCCGGAAAGGGTGCCGCGAGCTTCGCACGTGGGCGCGGCGTGACGGGCCCGGTGCGCGAGGTGGCCGGTGCGGGACTGAATCCGGTGGCCCGCATCGATCCGCGCGCGGTGATCGGGTTGGTGCAGGAGCACACGCTGCCATTGCGGCGCAGCTACTGGCGCAGCGCGGGAAGTCTGCGCGACAGCATCGGTGAACTCGACGCCATGTGGCCGGGCGCCGACTTCGATCTCGGCGGATTCGGCGTGGACCGGTTGCGCGCCAGGCAGGCGGCGGCGCTGCTGGCGGTGGCGCGCTGGACCAAATACAGTGCGCTCGCGCGCGCGGAGAGTCGCGGGATGCACCGGCGCACCGATCATCCTGGCGCAGCGGCGGATTGGCGGGTGCGGCTGACCTCCGGCGGACTCGAGGCGGTGTGGGTGCGCGCCGGGGTTGCCGATATGATGCCCGGGCCACCGGCGCGGCCGGAACTCACCGCGGCCGATCCGCTCCCGTTGTGA
- a CDS encoding PHP domain-containing protein, with protein sequence MRIDLHTHSTASDGTDTPAELVRNAAAAGLDVVAITDHDTTAGWAEAVDALPKGLTLVRGIEMSCIGLGEDGWPVPVHLLAYLFDPTDRCFADERERLRAERVERLRAMAERMRDDGLPIDPDAVLASAGPSAGRPHLARALVAAGVVPTVDAAFTELLAPHGPYYAEKADTPLRRAVEMIATAGGVSVLAHTRARKRGRLLAIDDIRELATLGLGGLEIDHPDHSAADRALLTELSAELGLITTGSSDYHGSNKTIRLGEFTTDPAQFEELAGKATGVPVIAS encoded by the coding sequence GTGCGCATCGACCTGCATACCCATTCGACCGCGTCCGACGGTACCGACACCCCGGCCGAACTCGTCCGCAACGCGGCGGCGGCCGGGCTGGACGTCGTCGCGATCACCGACCACGACACCACCGCCGGGTGGGCCGAAGCGGTCGACGCGCTACCGAAGGGGTTGACGCTGGTGCGGGGCATCGAGATGTCGTGTATCGGGCTCGGTGAGGACGGGTGGCCGGTCCCGGTGCATCTGCTGGCATACCTCTTCGACCCGACCGACCGGTGTTTCGCCGACGAGCGGGAACGCTTGCGCGCCGAACGCGTCGAGCGGTTGCGCGCGATGGCCGAGCGCATGCGCGACGACGGACTACCCATCGATCCGGATGCGGTCCTGGCCTCGGCCGGACCGTCAGCGGGCCGTCCGCATCTGGCACGCGCGCTCGTCGCGGCCGGTGTGGTGCCGACTGTGGACGCGGCCTTCACCGAATTGCTGGCCCCGCACGGCCCCTACTACGCGGAGAAGGCGGATACACCGCTGCGCCGGGCCGTCGAAATGATCGCGACCGCGGGCGGGGTCAGCGTGCTCGCGCACACTCGGGCGCGTAAGCGCGGACGGCTGCTGGCGATCGACGATATTCGTGAACTGGCCACGCTCGGACTCGGCGGGCTCGAGATCGATCACCCGGACCATTCCGCGGCCGATCGCGCGCTGCTGACGGAGTTGTCCGCCGAACTCGGTCTCATCACCACCGGTTCATCGGACTATCACGGATCCAACAAAACCATCCGGCTAGGTGAATTCACCACCGACCCCGCGCAATTCGAGGAACTCGCGGGCAAAGCGACGGGCGTGCCGGTGATCGCCTCGTGA
- a CDS encoding magnesium and cobalt transport protein CorA: MPSIPPLPSFRSQSRARRQLPHIPVPTARAVVDCAVYIDGRRLPGHFSHADAMAEVSNRGAGFVWVGLHDPDEYQMADIAKVFDLHPLAVEDVIHAHQRPKLERYDDTLFLVLRTVSYVPHEIHSVSEIVETGDLMVFTGPNFAVTVRHGEHTGLAGVRKELEDRPDQLMLGPGAVLHAVADHVVDSYVAVAQSVENDIDEMEEEVFTPRSAVTIESIYQLKREVVELRRAVNPLGTALEALGRNTTMPLPKEIRRYLRDVADHHTAVAERINDFDEALSALITAALAKVGVQQNTDMRKISSWVAIAAVPTMIAGIYGMNFTHMPGLEATWGFWIVIVITLAICLGLYVNFHRNNWL, encoded by the coding sequence GTGCCATCAATTCCGCCGCTACCGTCGTTCCGGAGCCAGAGCCGGGCACGTAGGCAACTGCCCCATATCCCGGTCCCCACAGCGCGTGCGGTGGTCGACTGTGCCGTATACATCGACGGCAGGCGGCTGCCCGGCCATTTCAGCCATGCGGACGCAATGGCCGAGGTCAGCAATCGCGGAGCCGGATTCGTATGGGTCGGACTGCACGACCCGGACGAGTACCAGATGGCCGATATCGCCAAGGTCTTCGACCTGCACCCCTTGGCCGTCGAGGACGTCATCCACGCTCATCAGCGGCCGAAGCTGGAACGCTACGACGACACGCTGTTCCTCGTCCTGCGCACTGTCAGCTACGTTCCACACGAAATCCATTCGGTCAGCGAGATCGTCGAGACCGGCGACCTCATGGTCTTCACCGGCCCCAATTTCGCGGTGACGGTTCGGCACGGTGAGCACACCGGACTAGCCGGTGTCCGAAAGGAATTGGAGGATCGTCCCGACCAGCTCATGCTCGGTCCCGGTGCGGTGCTGCACGCGGTCGCCGACCACGTCGTGGATTCCTATGTGGCGGTGGCCCAGTCGGTCGAGAACGATATCGACGAGATGGAAGAAGAAGTCTTCACACCGCGCAGCGCGGTGACCATCGAATCGATCTACCAGCTCAAGCGAGAGGTCGTCGAGCTGCGTCGCGCGGTGAATCCGCTAGGCACCGCGCTCGAGGCACTCGGCCGCAACACCACAATGCCGTTACCCAAGGAAATTCGGCGTTATCTGCGCGATGTCGCCGATCACCACACCGCGGTGGCCGAGCGGATCAACGATTTCGACGAGGCGCTCAGCGCTCTGATCACCGCGGCGCTCGCCAAGGTCGGCGTGCAGCAGAACACCGATATGCGCAAGATCTCGTCCTGGGTCGCCATCGCGGCGGTGCCGACGATGATCGCCGGCATCTACGGGATGAATTTCACACATATGCCGGGGCTGGAGGCAACCTGGGGCTTCTGGATCGTCATCGTGATCACCCTCGCCATCTGCCTCGGACTGTACGTCAACTTCCACCGCAACAACTGGCTCTGA
- a CDS encoding suppressor of fused domain protein, producing the protein MEVVDKVRAEVLDHFGAASTGVDSASVTFLGLEPIEILRIPGDELVHYVTLGGSRHPMGDPGDLHADPVRGPRAELVLTLRAGVGPSSGLARTLGVLAAAPAVEGVVLQADALLDLGEPMWRDAPFTAVLLGDSDIPEVTLPEPAEPVRYFAVVPVTATEAAWVRVRGAQALRDAWAEAGIDVHDPARGAASL; encoded by the coding sequence ATGGAAGTTGTGGACAAGGTCCGCGCCGAGGTGCTGGATCACTTCGGTGCCGCCTCGACGGGTGTCGACTCCGCGTCGGTGACCTTCCTGGGCTTGGAGCCAATCGAGATTCTGCGCATTCCCGGCGACGAGCTGGTGCACTACGTGACCCTCGGCGGATCACGTCATCCCATGGGCGATCCCGGTGACCTGCACGCCGATCCGGTGCGCGGGCCGCGGGCCGAATTGGTGCTGACGCTGCGTGCCGGGGTCGGCCCGAGTTCCGGACTCGCCCGCACGCTCGGCGTGCTCGCCGCGGCGCCCGCCGTGGAAGGTGTTGTGCTGCAAGCCGATGCGCTGCTCGATCTGGGTGAGCCGATGTGGCGCGACGCGCCGTTCACCGCGGTGCTGTTGGGGGACAGCGATATTCCCGAAGTCACGCTGCCCGAACCCGCCGAACCGGTGCGGTACTTCGCGGTGGTTCCGGTGACCGCGACCGAGGCGGCCTGGGTGCGGGTGCGCGGTGCGCAGGCGTTGCGTGATGCGTGGGCCGAGGCCGGGATCGATGTGCATGATCCGGCCAGAGGCGCTGCGTCGCTGTAG
- a CDS encoding general stress protein: MTNPLGNSNRARQGLPTPPSGWPVGSYPTYAEAQKAVDFLADNEFPVQDVTIVGVDLMQVERVLYRLTWGKVIGGGVVSGAWLGLFLGLLLSLFTTSGGFAPVLVGLVGGIIFGVISTSIPYAATRGQRDFASTMQLVAGRYDVLCDPKSAEQARDMLARLAI; this comes from the coding sequence ATGACGAATCCCTTGGGGAACTCGAATCGCGCGCGCCAGGGTCTGCCGACGCCGCCATCGGGCTGGCCGGTCGGCTCGTATCCGACCTATGCCGAGGCGCAGAAGGCGGTCGACTTCCTGGCCGACAACGAGTTCCCTGTGCAAGACGTGACCATCGTCGGCGTGGACCTGATGCAGGTCGAGCGCGTGCTGTACCGACTGACCTGGGGCAAGGTAATCGGCGGTGGGGTGGTTTCGGGCGCGTGGCTCGGCCTGTTCCTCGGCCTGCTGTTGAGCTTGTTCACCACCAGCGGCGGTTTCGCGCCGGTGCTGGTCGGCTTGGTCGGCGGCATCATCTTCGGCGTCATCTCCACCTCGATCCCGTACGCGGCGACCAGGGGACAGCGCGATTTCGCCTCCACGATGCAGTTGGTGGCGGGCCGCTATGACGTGCTGTGCGACCCGAAGTCGGCCGAGCAGGCTCGGGACATGCTGGCGCGGTTGGCGATCTGA
- a CDS encoding CoA ester lyase: MKPRRSVLACPGSSKKMIDKAKGLPVDEVFLDLEDAVAPAAKAEARANIVAALNDTGWGDQLRVVRVNDWTTRWTYADVITVVEGAGSALDAILLPKVTDAGQVQALDLLLTQLEKASGLEVGRIGIEPQIENAMGLRNIDEIATASPRVQTLVFGPADFMASINMRTLVVGEQPEGYDTGDAYHHILMTILLAARAHGLQAIDGPYLQIRDIDGFRRAAGRTAALGFDGKWVLHPGQIEAANEIFSPRQADYDRAELILDAYAFHTSEKGGARGAVMLGDEMIDEASAKMAQVIADKGRAAGMLRSPEMGTTRFTPPNSGSE; the protein is encoded by the coding sequence ATGAAGCCGCGCCGCTCGGTGCTCGCCTGCCCCGGTAGCAGCAAGAAGATGATCGATAAAGCCAAGGGCTTGCCGGTCGACGAGGTATTTCTCGATCTGGAGGATGCGGTAGCGCCCGCCGCCAAGGCCGAGGCCCGCGCGAATATCGTCGCCGCGCTGAACGACACCGGCTGGGGCGATCAGCTGCGGGTGGTGCGGGTCAACGATTGGACCACCCGGTGGACCTATGCCGATGTGATCACCGTGGTCGAGGGCGCGGGCTCGGCACTCGACGCGATTCTGCTGCCGAAGGTGACCGATGCCGGTCAGGTGCAGGCCCTGGACCTGCTGCTCACGCAATTGGAGAAGGCCAGCGGGCTCGAGGTCGGGCGGATCGGAATCGAACCGCAGATCGAGAACGCCATGGGGTTGCGCAATATAGATGAGATCGCCACCGCGAGCCCGCGGGTGCAGACCCTGGTCTTCGGTCCGGCCGACTTCATGGCCAGTATCAATATGCGCACGCTGGTGGTCGGTGAACAGCCCGAGGGCTATGACACCGGCGATGCCTACCACCACATTCTGATGACCATCCTGCTCGCCGCCCGCGCGCACGGCCTGCAGGCAATCGACGGTCCCTACCTGCAAATTCGGGATATCGATGGATTCCGCCGGGCGGCCGGGCGCACCGCGGCACTCGGTTTCGACGGTAAATGGGTGTTGCATCCCGGACAGATCGAAGCCGCGAACGAGATCTTCAGTCCGCGCCAGGCCGATTACGATCGCGCCGAGCTGATTCTGGATGCCTACGCCTTCCACACCTCGGAAAAAGGCGGTGCGCGCGGAGCGGTAATGCTCGGCGACGAAATGATCGATGAGGCCAGCGCGAAGATGGCTCAGGTAATCGCTGATAAGGGCCGAGCTGCGGGGATGCTGAGGTCTCCAGAGATGGGGACCACGCGTTTCACACCCCCGAACTCCGGTTCGGAATAG
- a CDS encoding magnesium transporter MgtE N-terminal domain-containing protein, translating into MAATRVYVARLAGLVVLGPDGESIGRIRDVVVAVRYDRQQPRVHGLVVELPSRRRIFVPMLRVTTIEPGVVALNTGTVSLRRFTQRPGEMLALAQIVDSSVRVDDPDLPDLADVDVLVVDLGIEQTRTRDWRVTRVAVRGHRRLGRRRTVHVVDWMQVSGLTPYEIGRPGQDVTQLLEQFEGLRPADVAHMLRELPEKRRIEVAIALDDERLADVVQELPDDDQVDLLGHLEVRRAADVLEAMDPDDAADLLGELPKGERESLLALMDPEESEPVRRLLEHSPDTAGGLMTPKPVVLTPATTVAEALARVRNPDLTPALATMVFVVRPPTATPTGRFLGTVHLQRLLREPPAHLVGGILDTDLAPLRPDASLGAVTRYFATYNLVCGPVVDEENHLVGAVSVDDVLDHLLPEDWREQEDTAHDAVVGHEGVADAE; encoded by the coding sequence ATGGCAGCAACCAGGGTGTACGTCGCCAGGCTGGCCGGACTGGTGGTACTCGGCCCGGACGGCGAGTCTATCGGCCGCATCCGCGACGTCGTCGTGGCCGTCCGCTACGACCGCCAGCAACCCCGGGTGCACGGCCTGGTTGTCGAATTGCCGTCCCGGCGCCGGATTTTCGTACCGATGCTGCGGGTGACCACGATCGAACCCGGTGTCGTCGCGCTCAATACCGGCACGGTGAGCCTGCGCCGCTTCACCCAGCGTCCGGGCGAGATGCTCGCCCTCGCGCAGATCGTGGATTCTTCGGTGCGCGTTGATGATCCGGATCTGCCGGATCTCGCGGATGTCGATGTGCTCGTGGTCGATCTGGGCATCGAACAGACCCGGACCAGAGACTGGCGGGTCACCAGGGTCGCGGTGCGCGGACATCGCAGGCTCGGCCGCCGCCGGACCGTGCATGTAGTGGACTGGATGCAGGTCAGCGGGCTGACGCCGTACGAGATCGGCAGGCCGGGCCAGGACGTCACCCAGTTGCTCGAGCAGTTCGAGGGCCTGCGTCCCGCCGATGTCGCGCATATGCTGCGCGAACTTCCCGAGAAGCGGCGCATCGAGGTGGCGATCGCACTCGACGACGAGCGACTCGCCGATGTCGTGCAGGAACTTCCCGACGACGACCAGGTCGATCTGCTCGGCCATCTCGAGGTGCGCCGCGCGGCCGACGTGCTCGAGGCGATGGATCCCGACGACGCCGCCGACCTGCTCGGCGAACTGCCGAAGGGTGAGCGGGAATCGCTGCTGGCACTGATGGATCCGGAGGAGTCCGAACCCGTCCGCAGGCTGCTCGAACACTCGCCCGATACCGCGGGTGGTCTGATGACGCCGAAACCGGTGGTCCTGACTCCGGCCACCACCGTCGCCGAAGCGCTTGCCCGAGTGCGCAATCCGGATCTGACACCCGCGCTGGCCACCATGGTGTTCGTGGTGCGGCCGCCGACCGCAACGCCGACCGGCCGCTTCCTCGGCACGGTGCATTTGCAGCGACTGCTGCGCGAACCCCCGGCACACCTGGTCGGCGGCATCCTCGACACCGATCTGGCTCCCCTGCGTCCCGATGCCTCGCTCGGGGCGGTGACCCGCTATTTCGCCACCTACAACCTGGTCTGCGGTCCGGTGGTGGACGAGGAGAACCATCTGGTCGGCGCGGTCAGTGTGGACGACGTGCTCGATCATCTACTACCGGAAGATTGGCGCGAGCAGGAAGATACGGCCCACGACGCGGTCGTGGGCCACGAGGGGGTAGCCGATGCCGAGTGA